The sequence GGTTGCCGGGTGCGTGCCGCCCGCTTACACCCCGCGACCCGCGTCGTTGCCGCTGCGGATGGCCATCGCGATGTTGAAGGGCTCGAAGCAGTCGCCGATGGTGTACGCCTCGGGCACGTCAACCTCGTCGAGCAGGCCCGCGTTGCGCTTCATGTCGGCCGCGTTCACGATGCTGTCGCAGGCGATCACGTACTCGACGCCGGCGTCGGCCGAGGCCACGGTGATGGTGCTCTCGCTGCACGCCTTGATCTCGGCGCTCGTGTAGACCTGCATGCCCAGCGCGTACAGCGCCGTCGTCATGAAGCGGTGCGCGTGCATGGACTGCTGCATGTCCAGGTCCGCGACCGGGCTCGGCGTGACCATCGTGATGTGCTTCTTGTGCACGGTCAGCCACAGCGCCGTGTCGAACGCCTGCGCGTTGGAACCGTACACGACGACGTTGTCGCCCAGCTCGCCGTCGAACATGAAGTCCTCGATGGCGACGACCTTGGGGCCCGTCCCCGGCAGAGCCAGGTCGACGCGCGCGCCGCCGCAGGCCAGAATGAGCGTGTCGGGGGCCTCGGAGGCGACGAGCTCGGCGGTGACCTCGGTGTTGAGCACGACGTTCACGCCGGCGAGCTCGCACTGGCGCTCGAGGTACGCCTTGAGGTCGGCCAGGTTCTCGTGCGGGCCCTTCACGGCAGCGGCGAAGTCGAGCAGGCCGCCGAGCATGCCGTTCTTCTCGTAGAGCGTGACGTCGTGGCCGCGGGCCGCCGCGATGCGCGCCGCCTCCATACCGGCGGGGCCGCCGCCGACGACCATGACCTTCTTGGGGGTCGCGGCGGGTTCGAGCTCGTAGGTCGCCGGGCCCGTCTCCGTCATGACGCGCTGGGTGAGCGCGTTGACGCGGCAGTAGCCCATCTGGCGGTTCATCTCGTTGGAGCCGATGTGGCAGTGCAGACAGCGCGTGCAGGGCGCGATCTCGTCGATGCGGCCCTCGCGCAGCTTGTTCACGTAGTCGGGGTCGACGGTCAGCGGGCGCGTCATCAGCAGGAAGTCGACCTTGCCCTCGGCGAGCGCCGCCTCAAAGAAGTCGGGCGCGTGGGCCGGGTCCATGTACGTGACGGTGCCGCAGGGGATGGAGAGCGCCTCCTTGTACTGCTTCACGACGTCGAGCAGCATGCCAGCGCCGGAGTGGGAGCCGTCGAGCTTGCCCTGCCAGTGCTTGGAGAAGTCGTACTGCGTGCCGTAACCCGTGGCGCCCTCGACGCCGTTCAGGATGAAGTACAGGTCGCTGCCGAACTGGCACGGGTGGTTGCCGAGCGGGCCGAGGCGCAGGTGGAGCGAGTCGGCGCCGGCGGCCTCGAAGTACTTGCACAGCGCGATGCCCTCTTCGACGGTCGTCGCCTTGTTGCGGCCGGCGGTGAGCGTGTTGTCGAGGTTCATGAGCGTGGCGTTGTTGTCGAGGTTGTCCTGGTCCTCGATGCAGTTGATGAGGATCTGGACGTTGAAGTCCTCGCCGACCTCGGCCTTGACCTGCTCGATCCACTCGGTGACGAAGCGCGCGCGGTTCTCGATCGTCGCGAAGCCGTACTCGTCGGTACGCGTGTTGTAGAAGCGGCTGAGGAACTGCTCGCCCTGGTTGAAGCCGGCGGCGTTCATCTCGATGGCCTCGAAGCCCATCTCCTTGAGGCCCTTGGCGATGGCGACGCCCGACGCCTGGATGGCGTGGATTTGGTCGACGGTCATGGCGTCGTCGGCCACGCTGGTGCCGAACGGGGCCCACTGGTAGCCGAGGTGCGCGCCGTACTCGGCGCAGGCGGCCACGAGGCGCTGGCCGAACTCGAGCGCCTCGGCTGAGAGCTCGCCTGTCTCGGGGTCGGGCGTGATGGGAGCCTCGCCCTCGACCCAGATGAGCTCGACGCCGCCCTTGGCGAAGTTGACGTAGTACTGGAAGAGCTCGTCGGTGAGTCCGGCGAGGTAGGTGGCCGAGCCGGCGGCCGACTTGACCATGCGGTTGTTGATGGTCATCGAGCCGATCGTCAGCGGGCTGAACAGCGTCGTGAGCTCGCCGTCGGCCGTGCGATACGTCGTGTCCTGCGGGTTGATAGACGCCGTGTAGAGCAGGTCGTCCGCGGGGGCCGCGGTGCCGGCGGGCGCGTCGGCGGCCTTCGAGCCAGCCTCGGTCGCGCCGGCGGTGGCGGCGCTGAGCAGCGTGCTTGCGACGGCGGCCGTACCCATCGCGCCGGCGGCGCCGACGAACGAGCGGCGGGTGATCTCCTTCTCCATGGTGCTCCCTCTCCTCTGGGGTGTGGCATACGTGCCTGTGCTGGTACCAGTATCTGCTGAGAGGGGCGTCCCCGTCACTGCCCGCGCGAGGGTGAATGCCGGGTGGGCCTGTCACACGCGAGGGGGCAGTTGACAGGCTGAGCTGGTGGTTTGCGCACTGGCGGGTTACTTGCGCCTGCGAGCGGGGCTGCGGGGCTCGTGGGGCCGTGAGCTCGCGGGATCGCGGCGCCGGGCGGGGCGCGATGCGCGGTTGTGCGAGGTTTTGCAAAACGGCGGCCCCAGAACGGCCCCGAATTTCGGTTGTGCTGGGTTTGCGGGGGCCGCTGCGGGCGTGCGGGGCGACGCTGCCTAGAGAAACCGCAGGTAAAGGGCTTGCGAGTGGTGATCTCCTTGGGTTTTGCCCCCCGAATCGGCGGCGCAAACCTGGCAGAGCCGCAATTCGCGCCCATTTCCAGCCTCCGGTTTTGCAAAACCTCGCACAACCGCGAGATCTGCCCCTGCGAGCGGGGGCGCATGCCAGTGCATCTCGTCTAGGCCGAGGCCCCGGCGCCGCCATCGCCTTCGCTTCGCATGAGCGCGAGCAAGTCCTGCTTGGAGTGCACGTCGAGCTTGCGGTAGAGCCGCTTCTTGTGCGTGCGCACCGTGTTGTCGGAGACGCCGAGGCGCGCGGCCATGGCGGGCGTGTCGGCGCCCTGCAGGATGAGCGCGAGGATCTCGGCCTCCCGAGGCGTGAGGTCGTAGGCGGGGGACGCCTGCGCGACCCACGTCCCGATGGCGCTCTCGATGCTGGCCGCGGGCCCGTCGGGCCTCCGGGGATCTTCCGATGCGTTGGCGCTGCCGGGCGCCGAATGGCGCTCGCCGCCTTGCCGGTTGCGGACCTGGAGCACGAGCGCCATGGAGAGGACGTAGATGCAGACGACGATGCTGAGCACGAAGCCCAGGTCGCGGTCCTGCCAGAGGTCGCGCGTGAGCATGCTGACGATCGTGCCCAGGCAGGCGAGGACGAAGGCGAGGCCGAGCGCCAGGCTGTATCGGGGGAGCGCCTGCCCTGCGCTATCCGCGGGAGTCTGCGCGCCGATGCTGTGGACGGTGATGACGACGAGCATGAACTCGAAGAAGAAGTTCGCGAGGCAGGCAAAGGCCGTGCTGAAGCCCAGTCCCGTGATGGTGAACAGCGCGAAGCCTGAAACGGCAAAGGGGAACATGGCCTGGAACAGGCCGCCGGGGGAGACGAGGCGGCCGAAGCGGTGCCACAGGGCGAGCATGACGGCGCCGGCGATGAGCGTGAACGTCGGGGAGCCGAGCATGACGGCCGTGCCGTTGGCGCCGCTGTCGAGGGAGACCATGCGCGAGAGCCCGGCGACGAAGCCGAGCGAGCCGAAGCTGAGCGCCGTAACGCCGTAGGAGGCCCACAGCGCGCGGACGGGGCTTGCGCCTGCGGGCGCCGGGGCGCTCTCGGTGGCCGTGCTGCCCGCAGCCGGGTCGTCCGCGCGGTCGGATGCTCCCTCGATTGGGGAGCGCGTGGGAGCTGGGCTGCCTGTCGAGGGGGTGTCGCCGGCCGCCGGTAGGCCTGCCTGCGGGCACGTGGTGGACCTGCCGCCTTGCGCGTGGAGCGCGGTCGAGACAGAGCAGCACACAAGCATGCCGGTGATGGCGTAGGCGACGAGCGCGGGGGCGAACGTCGTGACGAGCGAGGCGAGAGGGAACAACACGCAGGCGCACCCCACGGTCGTGACGAGGGAGCCTATCTCGAGGCGACTCAGCGCCCGTCCCCAGGCGATAAAGCCGGCGGCGAGGCCGAGCCCGAGCGCCGCAGAGGCGCAGGCGAGCAGCAGGGGATGAGCGGCGGTCGCCGACAGTAGCGCTGCGAGCGCGCACAGGCCGCCCGCCAGGCCAATCGCCTCGGCTGCGGGCGCGACGTGCGAGACGCGGCAGGCGAGGGGGTCGCAAGGACGCGCCGAAAGGGCGATGGCCGCCGCCAGGAGGGAGACTCCCAGCACCAAAAAACAGGGGATCGTAAAGAAGGCGTAGATCTGCTCGGTGGAAAACGCACGGTTCGGCGTTGTGACGGCGCCTCCCCAGAACAAAAAGTCCGCTACGGAGAGAAACGCCGCCAGGCCGGCCACGAGCGAGGCGTTGTCGCGCGCGACGTCGATGATGCGACGAAGGGTTGCCGGCGGGTGCGCGCCTTTGCCTGCGGGGGCCTCTGGCGACGCCGCGCTCTTCTGGGTGTCCCCTGCTTGCGACATCCGCCTGCTCGCCCCCAATCCCCGGTTTCGCTTCTCTGTGCCAGCGGGATTTTACTATGCGCCGCCCCGCGCCTCCCGCCCTTGTTTCGCTCCGATGAATCTTCCCTTGTGTCGGGCCCGTTCGAGGGGTATATGCATACGCTAAACTATACCGGCCCGGTCGCGCCGCGCGCGGGGGCCTTCTCGCCCAGGTGGGCTTTTGTGAGATGGGGGTATGTGATGGCATCACGGCAGGTGGGACGCTCCTTCTCGACCACTCCTCAGGGGATTTCGCCTGCGGGCGGGGCATCCGCCCCCTGCGGTCTGGGCAGGCGCCAGTTCCTAGGCGGCGCGGCTGTCGCGGGTGCCCTGCTGGCCGGCCTCCCGCAGATGCCGGGCGTTGCCGTTCCCTCGGTTGCCGGCGCCGCCGAGCCTGCGCCGGTGAAGGGCGGCATTCTGTATCGCGAGATCACGAACCCTGTCGCCATCGACCCGTTCAACGTGAGCGAGAACCAGGGCACGGCGGTCACGAACCTGCTGTTCGACGCGCTGACGATGTACGACTACGAGGCCGGCGAGCTCAAGGGCCTCGCCGCCGAGAGCTGGGAGGGCAACGAGGACGCCACGAGTTTCACGTTCCACCTGCGCCCCGGCATGACGTTCCACAACGGGGACCCCGTGGTCGCCCGGGACTTCGTGCGTGCCTGGAACCGCCTCTGCAGCCCGAACACCAACCCGGACAGCCCCTCGACGGTCTCCTACAACATCTCGATGGTCGCCGGCTACGAGGACGCGGTCAAGGGCGACGGCGAGCTCGACCTGGAGTGCCCCGACGACCTGACGCTTGTCGTCAACTTGGCGCAGCCCTTCGCGGACTTCCCCTACGTCGCCTCCATGCAGTGCCTCTCGCCGGTGCCCGCGGTTGCCATGGATGACTTCGACGCGTTCTTCAAGGCGCCCATCGGCAACGGGCCGTTCCAGATGGACGGCGAGTGGGTTGACAGCCAGTACATCAACCTCAAGCGCTTCGACGGCTACTGGGGAGACGCGCCGCTGATCGACGGCGTCAACTTCGTCATCTTCAAAGACGTCACCGCCGCCTACATGGAGTATCAGGGCGGCACCATTGACATCACGAACATCCCGTCGGGGCAGTACAACCAGCTGATCTCGTCGGTCGGCGAGGCGCCGGACGGCTACACGGCCAACCCGGGCGAGCAGTGCATCCTGGGCGAGACGGTCGCCACGTACTACCTCGTCCTCAACTGCGAGGATGAGACCCTGTCCGACGCTCGCGTGCGCCGCGCTATTTCGTGCGCCATCAACCGGCAGTCCATCTGCGACACCGTGTGGATGGGGACGCGCCGGCCGGCCCAGGGCTTCGTGCCGCCGGTCGTCCACGGGCAGGAGAAGTGCGCGTGGGACGAGTGCGCCTACGACCCCGACAAGGCCGCCGAGCTGCTCGACGAGGCCGGCCACCCGGCGGGGGACGACGGCAAGCGCGGCATCTCACTGAAGCTGTCGTTCAACGCGGGTAGCGGGCATGAGGACGTCATGCAGATGATTCAGTCCGACCTGCAGGCCGTGGGCATCGAGGCCCAGCTGGACGGCATGGAGTGGGCGGCCTACCTCGACCAGATGGGCTCGGGCTCCATCCAGGCGGGCCGCATGACGTGGGGCGGCAGCTACCCGACGCTCGACGCATACTACTACCCGGTGTTTTACTCGACGTCTGAGAGCAACTACTCGCAGTACCACAACGAGGACGTCGACGCCCAGATCGACGCGGCGCGCCAGGTCGTGGACGACGCCGAGCGCGTCGACGCGTATGCGCAGGCAAACGCCTTGATCGCTGCTGACATGCCCGTCGTGCCGATCGCGTATTACTGCTTGAGCTACGTGGCGTCGGGGCGGGCGCACGACCTGTACATCGCGCCGGACGACACGTCGAAGCTTACGAAGGTGTGGCTCGACGCGTAGCGCCTGGCGACCGGCGTGCGGCGGTGCCTGCACGATTTTGGGCGCCGAGGTATCGCGGAAGGCTTCCGGCGGGTGGTTGGGCGCCAGGTTGGGCACGGGCTCCTTTTGAGGCGTCGGGGCGACGACCCGAGGCACGATGATGACACGGAAGGATTTGTGACCCATGAGCGAGCTTGAGTTCTCCAGCGACGGCGCCTCCCCGGTGGCAGGTCCCGTCTTCGAGGCCATCGACGGGCGCTCCTCGACGCGCGCCTTCGCCGGCCAGGCGACCGACGAGCAACGCGCCGCCGTGCTGCATGCGGCCCTGCGCGCCCCGACGGCCGGCAACATGACACTGTACTCCATCATCGACGTCGTGGACCCCGCGCAGCGCGAGCGCGTGACGAAGCTGTGCTACGACCAGCGCTTCATGATGGACGCGAGCCTGATGCTCGTGTTCGTCTGCGACTACGAGCGGATTCTCGACCTGTTCGACTACATGGGGCTGTGGGACGAGGAAGGTGCCCCGGAGCGCCGCGCCCCGGGCTACGGCGAGTTCATGCTGGCGGTTCAGGACGCCATGTGCGCCGCCGAGAACGCCGTCATCGCGGCTGAGGCGCTGGGAATGGGGTCGTGCTACATCGGCAACGTGCTCGACCACGCCGAGGAGATGGCGGAGGTCTTCGGGCTGCCCCCGCACACGGTGCCGCTCTCGCTGCTGGTCATCGGCCCCAAGGCAAAGCTGCGGGCCCAGACGCCGCACATGCAGACCGGTGTGGTCATGCGCGACCGGTACTGCCGGGCGGACGTCGCGACGATGGAGGCCCAAATCGAGGAGATGGACGCCAAGCTCGCGGCGCATTCGTCGCAGGGCAACTCCGGGGCGCGCGTGCGGCGCAACTTCCGCGTGAAGTACGCGACGGAGGACCAGGACCAGATGAACGCGTCGGGCCAGGTCTGGCTCGACCGCTGGGTTGCTTCCGAGCCCCCACGCGACCTGCGGCGCGGGTAGGGACGGGCGGCCTGATTTCTGGCGCTGACGGCGTTGTTTTGAAGAGCGAGTCGCTGGGAATTGCATAGCGAGCCTACCTTGCTATAGTGGGGCAACTTTTCGGTCGCTGCGCTGGGCCGTGGCGCGAGAGGGAGGCGATTTCCACTATGCACGTGACGTACTCCGACAAGCTCAAGGCGTATATGCGCCGCAAGGGGCACTCGACCATCGCCATCGAGATGCACTCGGGCTGCTCCTGAGCGGGCGTGCCCGAACTCGTGGTGAAGTTCGTTGGCGATAGGCTGGCTGATGATCTGCGGCGGCGCGGGTGCAAGGTCGTGCCAGGCGAGATGGGCGACGTGCTCATCCGCCTGCCGGGCGTGGCGCTGCCCGAGGAGATCGCGCTGGACATGCGCAGCTTCCTGGGCCTCAAGGAGCTGACGGCCGCCGGCATCGGGCGGCTGTGGTAGCCGGAGCCGCCTAAGCGGAGAGACGCGCCGTGTAGGTGGCGCTCCTGGTGGCAATCTCCGCGCGGATGAGAGCTTCCTGCTTGGGGGAGATGCCGATGAGGCGAAGCTGCTGCGAGGCGCGTCGACGGGTCTGGAGGGCGTCGTCGAGGTGATCTTGCAGCCAGGCCTGCGCCTCGGCGAGCTTGGCCTCGCGAGCGGCGTCGCCAGAGGCGCGTGCCTCGTCGAGGGCGGCATCCAGCTCGGCAAGGCGGGCTTGGCCGGCGGAGAGGTTGTCGCGGGCGTCTTGGCAGGCGAGGACGAGGCCGACGATGTGCTGGTCGCGCAGGTAGCGCGTCAGGTTGGCGTCGTGGTTGGCCGCCCAGCGAGCGCGCGTCTGGGCGCTGGGGCGACGGTCGTAGTCGGGGCGCGCCGAGCGGTCGGTCGAGAAACGTCCGTTGGAAGTCGATCCCATGTAGTGACGCTCCGCGCATAGCGGCATGATCACGCGTGCCATGACGTACGTGCCTCCCTCACCGATTGCTCCTGGGCCGACGTGAAAGCCGACTTTCCGATGGCATGGGATTGTACCGGAGCCGCCTGGCCGGCGCGGGCGCAGGCCGGCCGAGCATGCAAATTTACCAGCGCGGCACCGCGCGAGGGACGGCTTTTCCATGTGGCGCCGCGCCGCATCGAGTGCAGGCTGGCGGCCGCTTCCTTGCGTGTCAGGTTGGGAGCTTCCCGATGGGGCCACCGGTGGGATCCCTGGTAAAGCTCGAGGCTTCCTCTCAAGGACGGGCGAGTGAGCCCGCGTGCGACGGGCGGAGGGGCGCGGAGCCGACGCCTACGCGATGCCGGGGTAGTTTCGCGCGGAGATGCGACCGAAGGCCGGGCGCTCGCCCGGGTTGCCGCCGCTGCGTGGCCCGGCTCTTCGAGCCGTTGCACACGACGGAGCGTTTTCTGGACAAGAACCGAGCTCGTGAATGGCTCCCTCGTCCTGCTGTGGGGCCAGACATGCGGACGTCGTGAGACGTATCGGTGTAACCGCAGGTACGCTGTCCGCTGCGCATGAGCGTCGCTATGGCGGAGTGACCGACCTATTCACGGGCCCGATCCTTGTCCACGAAGCGCCTCCATTCGGGCGGAGATGGGCATCTAGATAGGGTGGCTTGACCTATCCGGACGCTCCGACTATCTTTCTCCGTCCTCCTGCCTTGGGAACAGCTGTGCCATGCGTTCGACGTGGCGCTCGAATTCGCGGACGTTGAGGTCAATGCCGCTGGCGATGGCCTCGATGCGGCCTGTCGGCATGAGGGGATTGCTCGCGAGGATCTCCAGGGCCTCGTCTCGCCACGCTGAGAGCTCGGCGGGAAATGAGGCGGGCAGCCACGTGTAGTCGTCGAAGAGCCGGAGCTGCTGTTCGGGGCTCTCCGCCGGGTGGCCTGTGAAGGGTCGGGGACTGTAGGCGTAATCGAAGGGATGCTCAAGACGGCGTCGGTCACACCACAGCGAAAAACCGGCATCCCACGTAGGTGCAAATCTCTTATAGCGCAACGTCACGCAGTCGCGAATCACGCCGAAATTACCGGTGTGGCGATCGGCGTTTGCGAGCAAGAAGTCGCACGAGAACACCTGCGATAGGCCGCGTTTTAGGAGGGCCTCATCCAGTCCGGTCGTCCCGAGCGCCTTGAGTACGCTGCCGTACGTGCCGTAGCGCTCCTCGTGGCGATGGCGACGAAGCAGATCGGCTGCCGTCACGAGCTCCTCGTCGGGGCCCAGCATGTTGGGGCAGGTGCAGTATGCAGCGCCGTCGTGCTCAAGAAGCCGGTACGCAACATAGTCTATGGGCGCCAAAAGCCGACGGTACAGTGCGCTGGCGACAATTTCGTTGAAGACGTCCTGGTCAAAGAGGTGCGTACCGGCTTTGACGAGCCACCGTATGCCGCCTTTGCCGATGATCCACTTTTTGGGGACGTCGCCCATGACGGAGCTGTTAGGGCTCATCAGGTCGTCATCGTCGAGTTGGGCTACGGTGGGGCTCAGGGACGGTTCGAGCGTGAGGCGCCCCAGCTCGTCGCTAAAGTCGTTGTCGAAGAAGTTGACGTTCGTCCACGTGAGGTTTGAACCCTCGGGGCGTACCCAATAGCGGTCAGACAGCGACAGCGCAAAGTTACGCTCGAGCAGCTCGGAGGCATCCTCGATGCCCAGGGAGCGTTTGAGACGATCGATCTGGTTGCGCGATGCGGGGATCGAGCGATGCTGCCACCACCAAGAAACATCGGCGGTCGAGATCGTGCCGTCGAGGCCAACGATGGAGGGGGGCGCGAATGAGGGCTCGAGTACGCGGGCAACGTCGACGACGTGGTGGGTGGCCTCGTCGTAGGCGAATGCGAGTACGGGGACGTCTTTGTTGAGCAGCTCATATATCACGATGGCTTGCACCTCCTCCGCATGGCGCTGACCTTGGCAGACATCACCTGTATATACCACAGGCGGGCAGGCCCGGTTTGAGTCGGGCCTGCCCGCCTGGCAAGCTGTGCTTTTCCCGCGTCCTTGCCCCGCCTGTAGTGGGCCGTGGGCTTGGTCGATGGGGCGCGCGGCGACGGGCACGTCGCCCTCTCCTCGCTCGGGCGTGGTTCCCGACCGGCTCTTTGCCGGTTTGGGTGCCATCTACGGCCAGAAACCGGGCTCGTGTACTGCGCCACCGGGGGCTCGAGGGCGCTGGACCCTGGGCTCGGATGAGGTACCTGGGAGAACGCTGCTGGCCGCGGCGTCCCGTGCAGGGCGATCAGTTCACAAGTCCGAGTCTTGGCCACGAAACGAAGCCTCTACAACAGAGGGGACCGCCTATTCGGGGCGGATGCGGCATCGCCGGACAAGCTCTCGTCGCCGTTCTTTCGAGAAAACCCCTCCTTTCACCTGCGCAAACGACGCGCCTCACATGCTTTCGGTGACGCGGGGGCGTATGGTGCCCCGCTATGCTGTGGACGTCCCGGGTCTGCAAGGGGAAGGCCGGGAGTGATCGGACCGCCGCGCCGCGCACGCCGGAGAACAAGAGCCGGGCGCGCCGGCGGGGATCACCGGGAACGACCGAAAGGGGAACCTCATCATGACCACTGCGAATCACGCCACGGAGCTCACGCGCCGTGACCTCGTTAAGTTCGGCGGGGTCGCCTGCCTCGTCGCCGGCGCGTGCGGCGCCACCGCCTCGACGGCGCGCGCAGGGGAGCCCGCCGCAGCTGGCTTCATCGTGGGCACGGCCGACATCAACTTCACGAAGGAGGCCGACGTCCTCATCATCGGCACGGGCGTCGCGGGCCTCTCCGCTGCCATGGAGCCCGCGCTGGCTGGCAAGAAGATCATCCTTGCCGAGAAGAAGGGCGCATTCGGCGGCGACTCGAACGCCTCGTGCTGGTTCATGTTCGGCTCGGGTACGAAGCGCCAGCTGGCCGCTGGCCTGACGACGACCATCGACGACGCCTGGGCCGCCGCTGCCGAGAAGCAGTCCGCTATGTACGAGTACGAGTGGTGGCCTGAGTGGGCCAAGGGCAAGTACTACGCTACGACCGAGTGGTACGACTGCGCCGAGGAGAACTTCGGCTGCGAGTTCGCCGACCCCTGCACCGAGGAGGAGCTGCCGCGCCTGGGCAGCGCCGTCATCCTGCCGGCCAAGGGCATCGCGAGCGGCTACGAGTACGTCATGTCCCCCATCTCCGCCAAGCTCGAGGAGATGGGCTGCGAGTTCGCCTACGACCTCAAGGCGACGTCGCTCATCAAGGACGCCCCCGACGGCGCGGTCATCGGCTGCCGCTTCACGAATGTCGAGGACGGCTCCGTCGTCGACATCAAGGCGGCCGCGACGGTCATCGCCACGGGCTGCTTCATCGACAACGGCGAGATGATGAACGCCTATCTGCCTGACTGGGCGCACTACGGCACGCTTGTCAATGGCAGCAGCATGGGCGAGGGACACTTGCTCGCCGCAGCGGCCGGCGCCAAGCTCGTTGGCATGGATTCCTCCATCGCCAACCACTACGCCAACCTGATGGGCGACCTGCCCAACGCCACGACGTGGGGCTACTGGACGCCGCTCGTGCTCGTGCTGCCCAACGGCAAGCGCTTCATCCAGGAGGGCCAGAGCCACGACGCCGGCCAGGCCTGCGTCGACGCCGGCTACCGCGAGTGGTGGGTCATGTTCGACCAGCGCGCGTTCGACAACCGCAGCATCGCCGCGTCCGTTGCCAACAACGTGTCGATCCACGAGGACGTCTACCGCACGGCCGACACCATCGAGGAGATGGCGACGCTCATGGACGTGCCGGTCGACGCGCTGGTGAGCACGTTTGCCGAGTATGACGGCTATGTCGACGCCGGCGAGGACAAGGCGTTCGGCAAGACGTCGTGGCTCGAGAAGCTGGAGCCGCCGTATCACGCGCTCAAGCTCAACGTCATGCGCTACAAGACGTCGGGCGGCCTGATGTGCGGCCCGAACAACCTGGTGCTCGACGTGAACGATGCCGAGATCCCGGGCCTGTATGCGTGCGGCGCCGTGACGCTGCCCGCTCAGGCGTCCGTCTCTGGCTGCGCTGCGACTGGCTACTTCACCGGCAAGAGCATCGCTCAGGCGTAAGCTTCTGGGCTCCTGCGATAAGCAAAAGCGCGAGTGGGGCGCTGGCGAGGATTCAAAACCTTGCCAGCGCCCCTTTTTGGCGTGTGAGGGACGCCCGGCTTGACGGGGCGAAATGCGCCGGCCGTAGCTCTTCTTCCGTCAGCGCGAAGATGGAAGCTCCCGGTGCAAGGCCTGTGCCGCGGGCCTTTGCGCGCCGCGGCGCTCTCGAGTCGGTGGCGGTTTATGCCGCACCCTGGGTATATATCAGCAAATATCAGGGGGTTGCATGGCCGACTGTGCGTGGGCTTGGTTGCGGGCTCGGCAGTCGGGGTTGCGGAGCGGGCGATTCGGGGGAGCGGGTTTTGGGCGAACGCGAGCAAAATCTTGACGCGTCTCGAGAGACGGGGCGAAACGATGCGCGCCGAGGCGGATCCAGCGCTGGCCGGCATGGCGCTGCTCGGCTGGCAAACGCGGCCGTGTTCGCGGTGCTGGCGGTGCTGCTGGGTGTGCCCATCGGGGTGGTCGCCTGGCTGTTCATGCTGGTCATGCAGCTGACGATGCACCTGGTGTGGGGCGTCGTCCCGCAGCTTTTGGGCATCGCGACTCCCGGGGCGGAGGCTTCGGGCGCAACGGCGGTGACGGAGCCCCTGCTGCCTTTCTGGTTCATTTTGGCGGTGACCATCGTCGGCGCCGTGCTCCTGGCCGCTAACGAGCGGCGTAACGAGCGGCGTGGCGGCATCAAGATCGTCCCCATTATGCAGGCGATCATGCAGGTCAAGAAAGGCAGGCGCTACGACTGGCGCAAGACAGGAGACTATGCGCTGACGGCCCTGCTCCCCCTGACGTTCGGTGCCGCCGTGGGCCCCGAGGCGGGCCTGACGAACGTCATTGCAGCCGCAGCGACTCGCGTGGGCGACACGACGAAGGCACTCGCCGTGACATGTCGGGCCTGCGTGGCGGAGGGCCG is a genomic window of Coriobacteriia bacterium containing:
- a CDS encoding ABC transporter substrate-binding protein; its protein translation is MASRQVGRSFSTTPQGISPAGGASAPCGLGRRQFLGGAAVAGALLAGLPQMPGVAVPSVAGAAEPAPVKGGILYREITNPVAIDPFNVSENQGTAVTNLLFDALTMYDYEAGELKGLAAESWEGNEDATSFTFHLRPGMTFHNGDPVVARDFVRAWNRLCSPNTNPDSPSTVSYNISMVAGYEDAVKGDGELDLECPDDLTLVVNLAQPFADFPYVASMQCLSPVPAVAMDDFDAFFKAPIGNGPFQMDGEWVDSQYINLKRFDGYWGDAPLIDGVNFVIFKDVTAAYMEYQGGTIDITNIPSGQYNQLISSVGEAPDGYTANPGEQCILGETVATYYLVLNCEDETLSDARVRRAISCAINRQSICDTVWMGTRRPAQGFVPPVVHGQEKCAWDECAYDPDKAAELLDEAGHPAGDDGKRGISLKLSFNAGSGHEDVMQMIQSDLQAVGIEAQLDGMEWAAYLDQMGSGSIQAGRMTWGGSYPTLDAYYYPVFYSTSESNYSQYHNEDVDAQIDAARQVVDDAERVDAYAQANALIAADMPVVPIAYYCLSYVASGRAHDLYIAPDDTSKLTKVWLDA
- a CDS encoding FAD-dependent oxidoreductase, whose protein sequence is MEKEITRRSFVGAAGAMGTAAVASTLLSAATAGATEAGSKAADAPAGTAAPADDLLYTASINPQDTTYRTADGELTTLFSPLTIGSMTINNRMVKSAAGSATYLAGLTDELFQYYVNFAKGGVELIWVEGEAPITPDPETGELSAEALEFGQRLVAACAEYGAHLGYQWAPFGTSVADDAMTVDQIHAIQASGVAIAKGLKEMGFEAIEMNAAGFNQGEQFLSRFYNTRTDEYGFATIENRARFVTEWIEQVKAEVGEDFNVQILINCIEDQDNLDNNATLMNLDNTLTAGRNKATTVEEGIALCKYFEAAGADSLHLRLGPLGNHPCQFGSDLYFILNGVEGATGYGTQYDFSKHWQGKLDGSHSGAGMLLDVVKQYKEALSIPCGTVTYMDPAHAPDFFEAALAEGKVDFLLMTRPLTVDPDYVNKLREGRIDEIAPCTRCLHCHIGSNEMNRQMGYCRVNALTQRVMTETGPATYELEPAATPKKVMVVGGGPAGMEAARIAAARGHDVTLYEKNGMLGGLLDFAAAVKGPHENLADLKAYLERQCELAGVNVVLNTEVTAELVASEAPDTLILACGGARVDLALPGTGPKVVAIEDFMFDGELGDNVVVYGSNAQAFDTALWLTVHKKHITMVTPSPVADLDMQQSMHAHRFMTTALYALGMQVYTSAEIKACSESTITVASADAGVEYVIACDSIVNAADMKRNAGLLDEVDVPEAYTIGDCFEPFNIAMAIRSGNDAGRGV
- a CDS encoding nitroreductase family protein, producing the protein MSELEFSSDGASPVAGPVFEAIDGRSSTRAFAGQATDEQRAAVLHAALRAPTAGNMTLYSIIDVVDPAQRERVTKLCYDQRFMMDASLMLVFVCDYERILDLFDYMGLWDEEGAPERRAPGYGEFMLAVQDAMCAAENAVIAAEALGMGSCYIGNVLDHAEEMAEVFGLPPHTVPLSLLVIGPKAKLRAQTPHMQTGVVMRDRYCRADVATMEAQIEEMDAKLAAHSSQGNSGARVRRNFRVKYATEDQDQMNASGQVWLDRWVASEPPRDLRRG
- a CDS encoding FAD-dependent oxidoreductase → MTTANHATELTRRDLVKFGGVACLVAGACGATASTARAGEPAAAGFIVGTADINFTKEADVLIIGTGVAGLSAAMEPALAGKKIILAEKKGAFGGDSNASCWFMFGSGTKRQLAAGLTTTIDDAWAAAAEKQSAMYEYEWWPEWAKGKYYATTEWYDCAEENFGCEFADPCTEEELPRLGSAVILPAKGIASGYEYVMSPISAKLEEMGCEFAYDLKATSLIKDAPDGAVIGCRFTNVEDGSVVDIKAAATVIATGCFIDNGEMMNAYLPDWAHYGTLVNGSSMGEGHLLAAAAGAKLVGMDSSIANHYANLMGDLPNATTWGYWTPLVLVLPNGKRFIQEGQSHDAGQACVDAGYREWWVMFDQRAFDNRSIAASVANNVSIHEDVYRTADTIEEMATLMDVPVDALVSTFAEYDGYVDAGEDKAFGKTSWLEKLEPPYHALKLNVMRYKTSGGLMCGPNNLVLDVNDAEIPGLYACGAVTLPAQASVSGCAATGYFTGKSIAQA